The Pseudomonas fluorescens genome segment TGGCTTCGGAAGCGGGCCTTCGAGGCATTTTCCGGTTTGATCCCCCCCCTGTGCGCGACAGGATTCGTCTATCGTCTAGAAAATCAGTACACGGCCAGGATCAGGGAGCTGATCATGAATCGTCAGGAAGACCTCAACGTTATCTGGAAGCGCATATTCTGGATTTTCATCGCCCTGTTGGTGCTGGCGATTGCCGTCACTTACAGTCTGCCCGACTACAAAGTGCCTTTTATCGTTTGTATCGCCGGGAACGTTGGAGGCTATGTAGGGTTTCACCGACGACTGTCGATACTCACCGACCCGGAAATCGAAAACCTCTCCCGATCATGGTTCGCGCTGATCCTGCCTTCGTTCATAGGCGGGATACTGGCGGGGCTGTTGTACCTCTTGTTCCTTTCCGGCGTTATCCGGGGCGATCTGTTTCCGGTGATCGTTCCGGATGAGGATCCACAATGTCTGAAGCAAATCTTCAATGACATCTTTTGCCAACATGCAGAAGGGTACGCGGCCTACGCCAAGTTGCTGTTCTGGTCATTTGTCGCGGGTTTCAACCAGGACTATGTGGTTGACCTGATTGAAAACATAAAAGGCAGCGACAAAAAAGGCTGATGAAGGCTGAAGGGAACTGTTGCCCGGCAAACGCCAGCAAAGTCTGTACGTCTTCTGCAGTTCAATCTGTCAGAAATTGCCTTGTAGTCGATGAGGGGATCGCCCCGGGCAGCCCTGGATCAACACTTTGGTCACGGCGTGTTTCGCTGCGTTTTCCCCGCGTCAACTGATCGCACGTTGACATCACAAAGCCATCTCCTATCGTTCTCCGCAGACCGCATCCAGGGACCGGATGAGCCGGACAGCCTTTACGGGCGCGGTCGTTTCTGCCATTCCAACAAGGAGCAGCAAAATGTCCAGTGCGACCAATACTTACGACGTGCTCGTCAATATCGATGCCGATTACCTGATTGCCCATCCCGGTGACGTCGGCGGTGCGATTTCCATGCTGGTAACGCGCGATGCCGTCGATCCCCATGCCAGTGGCAACACCGGCGAAGGCGGCAACGAGTTGTGGATCGATGTCAAAACCGGCGACAACATCCGCTGGCGTGCCACTACGCTGTCGCGCAACTTCGACCGCATCGCCCAGATCAAGAACGTCCAGCCCGGCGATCCTCATCAGGGCGGCGATTACAAAGGCACCATCTCGTCACCGGTCTCTTTCAACGTACCGGGTGTGGTGATCTATCTGAACAAGGGGGCTCCCGGCGGCATTTCCAAAACCGATGTAACGTATTCCATGTGGCAAGCCACTGCTCTGAGTCCAGGCAAACTCTGGTACACCATCGAGTTTGCCCTGTACGACCGTGACCTTAACCAGATTGGCCCGGACCACACCTGGGACCCCTACATCACCGTCAATAACCAGTAACTGAACAGCCAAAAGCCCGGCTGGATACTCTTCGTCAATGACGAAGGTGTCTGGCCGGGCTTTTTATTGACTTTCATCCGTCTTGTTCAGGGAGTGTTGGGGCGCGTCATGCTTGAATAGTCCCCGCCGTGGGCTAGGCTCAAATTCAACTTTCCGGAAAACATAACTTCAATATCTGCGTTATCGGAACTTCAGGATTCTGGCCAAAAAGAACAACTTCACTAAAGGGTTAACGATGGATCGATATGATGCCCCGCTTGTTGTAGAGCGCACTTGGCGGGCAGGCATGTTGAAAGGATTGATTGCAAGAAATCCATGCCTGAGCATTTTTTTCATGACACTGGCCATGTTCATGGTGTTGCAGTACAAACCGGCTGTTCTCAACTACACCACACGTTTTGTCGACTTTGCCGAGTACATGTTGCTGCACGGCGTCACGCTGTTCCCCATTGCCGACGACCTCAAGCCTTATCCCGACTACACCGTCCTCAATACCTTGTTGGTCTATCTGGTTTCCTTGCCGTTCGGCCGGGTGTCCATTCTTTCAATGGGATTTCCGTCCTGTGTGGCCGCGTCGCTGATGCTGGTGTTCACCTATCGTTTGGGGGCGCTGCACAGCAAGAAGTGGGGCGCCTACGGCGTACTTTTCAGCCTGTTGACCTGGGCCTTTCTCGATGGCGTGAACTCGCTGGCACTGGATATCTATCCGGCGCTGTTTACGGTGATGTGCTTCTACGTGGCCTATTCGGCCGAAATAAAAAAAGACCCGCGGCGCCTGGCGTTTCTGTTCGTGGGCCTGGCGTTGGGTTTTGCGTTTCGTGGGCCGATCGGTTTGATCGGGCCGGCAAGTGTGATTGGCGCCTACTACGTTCTGAGCCGCCAATGGCGCATGTTGCTGCTGTTTTCATTTTTATCGGGCCTGATTCTTGCCGTTGGCGTTGTGCTGCTGGCATGGGCAGCCTACGCACAAGGGGGGCCATCGTTCCTGGAAGAAGTGCTGAACATGCAGGGCATCGGACGCTTCGGTTCCGACCACGCGCCGCGCTATTACTTCTACTTCTCCGCAGGCTTGTTTACCTATGGCATTACGGTGTTTTACGCCATCAACGTGATGCTGAAGAAGTACAAACTGTTCTTCCGCTCGACCCGCGATAAAGACATCGACCTGCTGCTCTATTTAACGGGGTGGCTGTTGGTACTGCTCGTACTGTTCACGATCCCAAGCTCCAAGAAAGCACGCTACATACTGGCAATCACACCGGCCATTTCCCTGTTGGCGGCCTACCTCTTTGTCAGCCATGAAGCGACATTCGTACGCGCCAAAAACGGCTTGATGCAGTTTTGTCTCAAGTTGCCAGTGTTGGGTTTGGGCCTGCTGTTGTCGGTGCTGGTATACAACAACTTCGCCCAAGTCCCATTGCAGCCCAACTACCTGGGTGCAGGCTCAGGGCTGTTTGCGCTGTTGAGCTTTTACCATGCCAGGCGCGAGTACTTCGCCGGGCATCGCTACCGTGAGTTCATGACACTGTCGTTTGGGGTAGGGGCGTTTCTGATACTGGATATGTTCTTCTTCAACCCCATCACCTACCACCTGGAACTCATGATCGAGCCTACGCCGAAGTTTTTGCCGTATTGGTTTTGGTGAAGCGCTTGGCGTGTCGCAGTCGATACTCTGCAATAAAATTGTACATTTCTGATTTCTTGTATAAGAATTCAAGCCCTCACTTCTTGAAAGCCGTTCTGTGGATCACATCTACGCAGTCATTGGGCCTGTACGCCCCCATCAACTGGAACCTGATTGATGAATACGACTCGCCGATTGTGCCTCGTCCTGGGCGACCAATTATCTTTCGACCTCGCCTCTCTGCAGGGGCTGGATCAAGAGCGCGATACGGTGCTTCTGGTCGAGGTGATGGAAGAGGCCAGCCATGTTCCTCATCATCCGCAAAAGATTGTGCTGATTTTCAGCGCTATGCGTCATTTCGCCGAAGCGTTGCGGCAGAGGGGAATCAGGGTGCAGTACGTAACGCTCGATGATCCGGAAAATACCGGCTCCGTGCCGAGCGAATTACGCCGCTGGCAGTCACGCCTGCAACCGGATGAACTGCACATCACGGAGTGCGGTGACTGGCGGTTGGAGCATTCAATCAGGGACTGTGGCTTGGCGATCAAGTGGCATTCCGATCGTCGCTTTCTTTGCTCACGTGCCGATTTTGCTCACTGGGCGCAGGGCAAAAAACAGCTGCGCATGGAGTACTTTTATCGAGAGATGCGCCGCAAGAGCAAGTTGTTACTCAATGGTGACGGCACCCCGGTCGGAGGCGCCTGGAACTTTGATGCGGAAAACCGCAAAGCCTTGCCCAAGGGCGTCAGGCCGCCTTCGCCGGCCCGTTTTACGCCAGACGCAATCACCCGGGATGTGCTGGCGTTAGTTGCCAAACACTTCTCCGGTCACTATGGCGCCCTCGACACGTTCGACTATCCGGTCACCCACGCCGAAGCTCAGACCCTGTGGGATTACTTTCTCGATTGGGGCCTGGCAGCCTTCGGCGACTATCAAGACGCCATGGCCAGCGATGAGCCGTTTCTGTTTCATGCTCGTATAAGCGCGGCACTTAATATCGGCTTGCTGGATCTTCGCCAGCTTTGCAGTGATGTGGAGTCTGCGTATTGGTCCGGCAGCATTGCACTCAACGCCGCCGAAGGCTTTATTCGACAACTGATCGGCTGGCGTGAGTATGTCCGAGGGGTCTACTGGCTGAAGATGCCGGACTATGCCCAGGGAAATGCCTTTGGTAATACGCGGTCGCTTCCAGAGTTCTACTGGACAAGTAAAACGCAGATGAACTGCATGCGCCAGGCCATCAGCCAGAGCCTGGAACATGCCTACGCGCACCACATCCAACGATTGATGGTGACCGGCAACTTCGCACTGCTCGCCGGTATCGCACCGAGTGAAATATGTGAGTGGTATCTGGCGATCTACATGGACGCCTTCGACTGGGTGGAACTACCCAATACGCTGGGCATGGTCATGCACGCCGATGGCGGCTATCTCGGTTCCAAACCCTATTGTGCGAGCGGCCAATACATCAAGCGCATGTCCGACTATTGCCGTGGCTGCGCCTACAAAGTGAGCGAAAGCACCACAGACGACGCTTGCCCGTTCAACTCGCTCTACTGGCACTTTCTAATGCGTCATGGCGACCGACTGCGCGGCAACCAACGCATGAGCATCATCTACAAAAACCTCGACCGCATGCCTGAATCCAGACAACAGGCGCTTTGGCAACGCGGCGAGTGGTTGCTCAAGCAATTGGACGATGGGGAGTCGCTGTGAAAAAAAGCGAGCTCCCCATCAAAACCTGCGCGACCTGCGGCCTTCCATTCACATGGAGGAAGAAATGGGCTCGCTGCTGGGAGGACGTGCGCTACTGCTCGGAGCGTTGTCGGCGTAGTAAATCCAGTGTGGATGGCGGTGCGGGATTGCCGCAGAAACTCAATGGCTCAACAGCCACATGGACGGTGCCTCGGGAATGACCAACCAACCCTCTGCGCAAGCCTCCCGCGCCGAGTATGCGCGGCGGATCAATCGTGTACTGAACTACATCGACGCGCACATTGATGAACCTTTGGACGGCGCGCATCTGGCCGACATCGCCAATTTCTCGCGTTTTCACTTTCATCGCATTTTCGCCGCATGGATGGGAGAAACGCTGGGCAGTTATGCGCAGCGTCGACGGCTTGAGAAGGCAGCGTTGCGGCTGTCCTGTGGCACTCGGGAAACCGTGCTTGAAATCGCGTTGGCCACAGGCTTTCAGTCGGGCGAGGCCTTTGCGCGGGCCTTCAAACTCAAGTTCGGCTGCACGCCCTCGGCCTGGCGCGCCACGACGCCTCAGCGGCTGAAGGCTCAGGCGGCCGCGATCAGGCAGCCATCGGGCAGCCGGGAGAGCAATCCTGATCAGGTCTTCGGCAATCGCCATCAGGCGGCCGAGTGGCCGTTCGCCGAAGCTGACGGTTCTAATCGGCTATCGGAAGGCAATGCCATGGAAGTACGCATTATTGAATTACCCAAAGCACGCGTCGCGTATCAACGTTTGATCGGGCCTTACGGGCCGGCCATCGGCGAATTCTGGCGCAGCACCATCACGCCATGGATGTATTCCCATGGCCTCGGTGACCGGACCTGTTACGGCATCGGTCATGACGACCCCTCGATCACGCCACCCGACAAATGCCGCTATGACGCCTGCGTCGAAGTGCCGGCGGATTTCGTCGCCAGCGGCCAGGTGGATACGCAAGCGCTGCCGGGTGGGTGGTATGCCGTCGCCAGTTTCAAAGGGAAAGCCGAAGGCATGGCCAACGCGTGGACATGGCTGATCCGCGAATGGATGCCGTCCAGCGGCCTGCAATGCGACGACCGCCCATTCTTCGAGCGGTTTACGGCGTCCACCGTTTTCGATCCGCGCACCGGTGAAATGAGCTGTGACATCTGCATTCCGGTGCGGGCGCTGTAGGGCAGGGGGCGGGTCATTGGCCCTGAAGGAAAGCACCTGGCGCGATGCCAGGTGCTCAAGGCTGTTTTTAGCGACAGCCGCTTACGCCACTTCGACGTGATCCAGCGCCTGATTCACCGCCAACCCGGCGACCATCACCACCTGCGCAATCCCCAACGCCGTCTTGCGATGCGAGGGTTCGAGCGTGGACGCAAAGTTATTCAACATCTCGGTGGCCGAACCCAGGGATTCGCTGGCGTTGGCCAACAGGGATTCAGTGTTGTACTTGGGATTGGCCCGGAACATCGGCTCGGGATCGACACAGCACGACATCACCCGGGAAGACGGGGAGAGGTAGTGATCCAGAGCACGCTCGGCGGCGTCGTGGAATTTCTTCGAATCGGGAAATTCGTAAGGGGAGGTTGGGTCGGTTTCGGGTGGGTTGGGTGTTGGTTTGATCATGGTGTAACTCCTACGTCATCAATGGGAGCCGTCACGTTCGCTACCAAACGATGGGTGGCGGCCATGCTCAGGTTGGTAGACCGGGACATAGGAAACCGGCGCGCCCGAAGACGCCCTGTGCATGACCACCATAACGCGGAGTCTTTCAGACACTGCACATCATGATGCTTATGCAACCTACGATAATCCGGGGCTACCAAACCCCGTCACTGATTTTTCAGTGACCAGGAAACAATAAGACCCGCGTCGTAGACGCACAAGCCGGCGGATTCTGGCGTAGTCGTAGGCAATGACGCAAGGCGTTGTAGCCTTGGGGAGGTTACGGCGGGTTGCTTTAAACGAACCTGTTTAAGCACTCAAAGCCTGGAAGAAATCTCGTTCCAGATGTAGCCGTAGTTGTATTGCAGCCAACGAACCAACGCCTTATCAAACTGCCTTCGAAACCAGCTGTTCTCCCTCGCAGCCAGTCTTTCCTCGATCATTACCCTGAGCGAGTCTGGATCAAAGCCAGTCCATACTGGAGGCACAGCGGCCACAAGGTTGGTGAAGCACACCGGTGCGACCTCTGAATAAAGGATTTCGTAGAGCACATCGGGATCGATGCCTCTGACCTCCGCCGCTAAATAATCGTATTCGACCGGCAAATCGTTGAAAGGCCAGGAGAGTGCAGCTCTGACGTCAGTCAGCTGCGGCTCATTCAGAAGATGTCCCAAAACCAAAACTCCTTTAGTTAGTCACTCAGTGGATGAGGACAAGAGACGGGGATATTTCTTGAAAGATAGTACTGGGCTTTATTGGCAAAAAAGGAATGGCGGGATTTTCAGGACTTCTGAGAATGCGGAATTTATGCGAGCCATTCGCAGTGGGCGAGAGCGCTTGGCACGGAACCAAGCGCTCAGGGTAGGGCGGGGCACTTGCGGTTCCACCCTGATGTTTCAGTTTTTGCTAGCGTTCAGCTTGCGCAGTTCTTCGTAGGTCGCCGACTGGACGAACCAGAAGCCGGAAATGATGCACCAGCACAGGGTGCCGGCCACGAAGATACCCAGCGCCGGCAAGAACCCGCTGGTGAAAATCGCGACGATAGCGACCAGCCAGATGAATGCCAGGGAGAGATACAGGACGGTGTTGTTGACGCTGATGACGAAGTCTTTCACGGGGCATATTCCTTGCGGAATGTAGAAAAAATCCCCCTCTCCGGGGGGAGGCGCAAGCGTGCCATCACAATGCCTTCGCTGACCAAGAAAAGGGAGCCTCTTTATCTGCAAAAAACCTGTCCTCTATTTTGTCCAAGCCGACGTATTTATTATGTCGGGCATCCGGCTAGCACCCAATTGCATACCCATTTGTCGGTATGCGTTAAAGATGGATTTTTTTTAACAAAATTTAGATATTTCTCAGCTTCGTCCCTTGAAAGGACTCTGAGCGAATAAATGTAGGCTCTTCTGTCCCACGACGCTGACGTCAAGACTTTTTGCTTGGCTTCTTTTGACCAAGCGATGTTTCCTTCCAGTAATGCGGCAGCGGCAGCGGATGCAGTTGCGCCTTGATAAACATACCGGCGAATATGTTGATCGGCTAAAAATAATGTATCTCGAGTAAAAAGCCACTCCATCCAGACTCGAACGCTTCGTTTATTAATTCTGTTTTCTTGACATAGTGAAGATAGTTGCGGAATTATTTTTCTTATTGATGGTGGAGGTAGCGACACAAGATATAAACAGATGTCGTTAATTACTGGTATGTAAAACTCAATATCCTCGAGTATAGTTTCTGCGATTTCTGCTATTTGGCCATGCTTAGCTCTTCTGATAATGGCTCTTAAAACGGCTAAGTCTAAATATCCGAAATTGCGTGCTCTTATAAGAGCATCTAAAAGAGATGCCCCTAAATTTTCGCCCTCGTCATCATCCTCTTGAGCATCCAATTCAGGATAGCTCTCATATTCATCGTATTCTTGATAGTCATCATCGTAATCGTCTCGTTCAGGCTCGTAGGCCCCATACTGATTGCCAGCCTCTATTTCGTTCAATATATCAAGCTTTTCCATTTGAAACTGATTCTGAAGCTCCTCTTGAAGAAATTGAGCAGATGACCTGATGGAGGTTTTTTCTGAAACTAATCCAAGTCGATGTTGGTCGTGAAGATAAACAACAAGATCCTCAAGAATCTCCGATAGTTGCTCTTCTGAGTCTGAAAAAATTCGAATGTCATCAACGTAGCGAACGTGTTCGACATGATGATTTGAAATGAATTGATCTACGTCAAGCAAGATTGCTTCTGCCAAAATAATTGAAGCTGCTGGCCCTATTGGTATTCCTTGCGATGCTTTGTTGTTCAAGCGAGATAGGAAGTTTTCTATTTCCCGTCCTGTGTTGTCCGGCCCGCCAACTGAATCAATAACGTTACCAACTCGATGAAGATAGATTTGGTTGTAAAAGTCACTAATGTCTGTAGAAAGTACGTATTCGTACACGTCTCCAAGATTTTCACAACTTTCTCTGTATGCAGGAAAACCAGAGCCCTTTGAGAAATAGCTATTGTCATCAACCTCAATTCGGTAAGAACAGGCGATAGATGGCAGCATTCGTGCAGCTTCTACCTGTTCAGCCACTAGGTAAACAAGTGCGGTGTAGATTAATGAGTCTAATGGTTCTAGCTGATGAACAATTCTATATCCTCCGCGAGCTTTAGCCCAAGGGAGCACTCTAGGATTTGTTGTATGTGCGCTGGCGAGCGGTGTCCCTAGGAGGTAGCTTTTGACTTCAGACCACGAATGCCACAATGCATGAAACTCAAATGGTTTTGGATAAAAATCGGTGTCGTAAAATGACGTTATATGATTGCGTGCAAATTCTAAAGATGCGTCGGTTAATACCATATTTTAGAACTCTTGATTTTTAGTAAATACAAGACATCCGATAGAGAAAGGGGGTGGATATTATTTCTTCAAAATAAATCTGTCCCTTAGCTGTTTCGTCCATTTTTCTGAGCAAAGCGCCTTACAGAATCTCTACCTCGCTTTCCTGAAGCCAGCCAGCAGCAACAACGTTCCGCTTGGCCAATGCCGGTTGAGGCGTGTATACGACAATCGCCAGGCTTTTTTCGGCTCGACTGCAAGTCACGTAAAGGAGCCTGCGAGTACGTGCTAGTGCGTTGTCTTTACCGTCACGCTCGTTGTCCCGGTCCGTTTTTGTTGGTTCTTTTACACCTAATAATTTGTCGTAGCTGAATAAGAAGCCGCCGGCCTCCTCATCATTAATAACTACCATGACACGTGGAAACTCCAGTCCCTTAACACCTTGATGTGTACCGTACGGTGAAAGACCATCTGTATAACTCGCAAAGGCTGCTAGCTCCGAAAATGGACGCTCAAGGAATAACCGGTATGCGTAGTTGGTGAACGCGTTCGTATCTTCAGGATCTGGAACCTCATCAGGTACTTCCAACACCATTGCTCCCAACAGGTTTTCAGGAACATCAAGTAATTGAGTTTGCAACAGAAGCGCAGCTACCTCGATCAGCGTTGGATCGTTGTCATCGAAAAGAGAGAGTAGGGAATATGTCGCGTCCTCTACGCGCTGCAAGTGGGCGGATTGATCCCCTATTGATTGCATAAAATCCTTACTGAGTAAGGGAGAGCGAGAGCGTACGGCTTCAAGTAGAAGGAAGTGATCGTTTTTTGCGGAGATGATGGGAAGAACACCTTCGCTGAAAACACGAAGTGCGGGCAGTGTGCCGTCCAGTAGGCCTGTCTGAAGGTGCTCGACCGAGTACAGGGGGCTGAACAGCTTCTCGAACCCCATCCGGCGTCCAGCCATCTTATGTTCCAGGATCAAAGTTTTCCGGCCCTCAGGACCAGTATCCCACTCGCTGTCGCCGGTAATTGCAGCCATCGAATGAGCGATGTCTTCCTCAAGGTTCGGTGCTTGCTCTTGGTTTTGACTGATGCAGTACATGCGTACTACACCTTCAAGGGCATCGGGTTTTGGGGTCTGCTGATGAGTGTCGGCAGTGCTTCGAATCACGTTAATAAGTTCTACTACCCTACGAGAACATCGGCGATTAACTATCTTTTCGGGTTTAGCCCAATCATCCGGTATCGCTTTGTCGAGGCGTGTTATTCCATGGCCGTAAATCTGTTGCATCGTATCGCCCAATAGTCCCAGGCAGAAACGTGACTCTGTGGACTGCTGGATTTTTAGAAAGGCCTCCATAACGGGAGCGTGGGTGTCTTGACTTTCGTCGATCAATACAACTGGATAGCGATCTACTAGAACATCAAGCAAAGGGGGGGTAGGCGCGAATGCGGCAGTTAACTTGATAACTTCATCGTGATTGAGTGCTTGCCGCTCTCTGTTGTCACCGGTAGGGCTGTAGATGAATTTCGTAATCTCGTCGAGCGACTCAAGTCTGCTTATTTTGCTTTGTAATTTGCGTCTATTCCCTCTAGAGGTTTTATTGTCGCCTCTCGAGCGTGCCAGTTCACCTTCGATCTTCTCAATGTCCTGAGCAAGTTTGATCCTAAGCCACTCTCTAATTTCGTTGTCGAAACCTTGAATTAGACGCCAAGCGAACGCGTGAATTGTCGAGACTTCTACGAGTGGATCAAACTCTAACCTTCGAAGAATTTCGTCGCAGGCCGCGTTTGTGTATGTGATCACTGCAACTCGTCGACCCTCAAACGTCAGGCGTTCACGCTCACGGTGCTTAAGTTCACGTATAGCCTCGACGAGAGAGTGCGTTTTTCCTGAGCCAGCACCGGCGTAAAGAAAAAAGCTTTTCGGGTCTTTCAAGTTTAGACATGTCTGCATGATGGTGTCGGCATCTGCGACAGCAGCATTAATCATGAGTCACCCCCGTACTTTCAGGAGGAATTACGAGCAGCTCCTTTTGCTTACTTCGCAATCCGTACTCCAACCACTCGAGACCTTCACTTATGTATTTAGGGATTTCGAGATCGGGAAAATTTTCGTCACTCAACACTAGCAACACAAATTCTGCTTTCTTCCCTTCTCGCAATTCGTTGAAAAAACGTTCCCCAATGGCTGCGGCTGTTTGCGCTTCATTTAAGATTTTTACGAAAGCTTTCATAAGGCCAGCCTTGTCTGTTCTTTTTGCAAAATGTTCAACGTTGCTAAGCACAAAGCTGTCTTCGAAGGTATTTGGAAGTGTTTCTATCCCTTCGCCAGTAGTGGGTAGGCGAAGGGGAATAGGTGTTTGATAGGCTATGCGTACCGAGTATAGGTCATCGATCTGATGCACTTTTTGGCTAGCTGGAAGTTCAAGAAGTTCATCCACTGTGCTGCCCAATTGCATCAGCTTCATCCAGTTCCGCAATGTCGGATTGTTCGTGTTTTGGTCTGCGTTTCTTTGCACCGGTTTCGCAGCCTTATCGAGTCCAGCATCGAGGTCTGTGATAACTAGGGTAAGAATGCCGAGAGCGTCAATTAACGGCCTTAATCGATGGGCGTGACTACCACC includes the following:
- a CDS encoding AidA/PixA family protein; this translates as MSSATNTYDVLVNIDADYLIAHPGDVGGAISMLVTRDAVDPHASGNTGEGGNELWIDVKTGDNIRWRATTLSRNFDRIAQIKNVQPGDPHQGGDYKGTISSPVSFNVPGVVIYLNKGAPGGISKTDVTYSMWQATALSPGKLWYTIEFALYDRDLNQIGPDHTWDPYITVNNQ
- a CDS encoding ArnT family glycosyltransferase; translation: MTLAMFMVLQYKPAVLNYTTRFVDFAEYMLLHGVTLFPIADDLKPYPDYTVLNTLLVYLVSLPFGRVSILSMGFPSCVAASLMLVFTYRLGALHSKKWGAYGVLFSLLTWAFLDGVNSLALDIYPALFTVMCFYVAYSAEIKKDPRRLAFLFVGLALGFAFRGPIGLIGPASVIGAYYVLSRQWRMLLLFSFLSGLILAVGVVLLAWAAYAQGGPSFLEEVLNMQGIGRFGSDHAPRYYFYFSAGLFTYGITVFYAINVMLKKYKLFFRSTRDKDIDLLLYLTGWLLVLLVLFTIPSSKKARYILAITPAISLLAAYLFVSHEATFVRAKNGLMQFCLKLPVLGLGLLLSVLVYNNFAQVPLQPNYLGAGSGLFALLSFYHARREYFAGHRYREFMTLSFGVGAFLILDMFFFNPITYHLELMIEPTPKFLPYWFW
- a CDS encoding cryptochrome/photolyase family protein, giving the protein MNTTRRLCLVLGDQLSFDLASLQGLDQERDTVLLVEVMEEASHVPHHPQKIVLIFSAMRHFAEALRQRGIRVQYVTLDDPENTGSVPSELRRWQSRLQPDELHITECGDWRLEHSIRDCGLAIKWHSDRRFLCSRADFAHWAQGKKQLRMEYFYREMRRKSKLLLNGDGTPVGGAWNFDAENRKALPKGVRPPSPARFTPDAITRDVLALVAKHFSGHYGALDTFDYPVTHAEAQTLWDYFLDWGLAAFGDYQDAMASDEPFLFHARISAALNIGLLDLRQLCSDVESAYWSGSIALNAAEGFIRQLIGWREYVRGVYWLKMPDYAQGNAFGNTRSLPEFYWTSKTQMNCMRQAISQSLEHAYAHHIQRLMVTGNFALLAGIAPSEICEWYLAIYMDAFDWVELPNTLGMVMHADGGYLGSKPYCASGQYIKRMSDYCRGCAYKVSESTTDDACPFNSLYWHFLMRHGDRLRGNQRMSIIYKNLDRMPESRQQALWQRGEWLLKQLDDGESL
- a CDS encoding AraC family transcriptional regulator, giving the protein MDGASGMTNQPSAQASRAEYARRINRVLNYIDAHIDEPLDGAHLADIANFSRFHFHRIFAAWMGETLGSYAQRRRLEKAALRLSCGTRETVLEIALATGFQSGEAFARAFKLKFGCTPSAWRATTPQRLKAQAAAIRQPSGSRESNPDQVFGNRHQAAEWPFAEADGSNRLSEGNAMEVRIIELPKARVAYQRLIGPYGPAIGEFWRSTITPWMYSHGLGDRTCYGIGHDDPSITPPDKCRYDACVEVPADFVASGQVDTQALPGGWYAVASFKGKAEGMANAWTWLIREWMPSSGLQCDDRPFFERFTASTVFDPRTGEMSCDICIPVRAL
- a CDS encoding DUF6124 family protein → MIKPTPNPPETDPTSPYEFPDSKKFHDAAERALDHYLSPSSRVMSCCVDPEPMFRANPKYNTESLLANASESLGSATEMLNNFASTLEPSHRKTALGIAQVVMVAGLAVNQALDHVEVA
- a CDS encoding DUF7079 family protein, producing the protein MGHLLNEPQLTDVRAALSWPFNDLPVEYDYLAAEVRGIDPDVLYEILYSEVAPVCFTNLVAAVPPVWTGFDPDSLRVMIEERLAARENSWFRRQFDKALVRWLQYNYGYIWNEISSRL
- a CDS encoding RNA-directed DNA polymerase, with the protein product MVLTDASLEFARNHITSFYDTDFYPKPFEFHALWHSWSEVKSYLLGTPLASAHTTNPRVLPWAKARGGYRIVHQLEPLDSLIYTALVYLVAEQVEAARMLPSIACSYRIEVDDNSYFSKGSGFPAYRESCENLGDVYEYVLSTDISDFYNQIYLHRVGNVIDSVGGPDNTGREIENFLSRLNNKASQGIPIGPAASIILAEAILLDVDQFISNHHVEHVRYVDDIRIFSDSEEQLSEILEDLVVYLHDQHRLGLVSEKTSIRSSAQFLQEELQNQFQMEKLDILNEIEAGNQYGAYEPERDDYDDDYQEYDEYESYPELDAQEDDDEGENLGASLLDALIRARNFGYLDLAVLRAIIRRAKHGQIAEIAETILEDIEFYIPVINDICLYLVSLPPPSIRKIIPQLSSLCQENRINKRSVRVWMEWLFTRDTLFLADQHIRRYVYQGATASAAAAALLEGNIAWSKEAKQKVLTSASWDRRAYIYSLRVLSRDEAEKYLNFVKKNPSLTHTDKWVCNWVLAGCPT
- a CDS encoding UvrD-helicase domain-containing protein, with the protein product MINAAVADADTIMQTCLNLKDPKSFFLYAGAGSGKTHSLVEAIRELKHRERERLTFEGRRVAVITYTNAACDEILRRLEFDPLVEVSTIHAFAWRLIQGFDNEIREWLRIKLAQDIEKIEGELARSRGDNKTSRGNRRKLQSKISRLESLDEITKFIYSPTGDNRERQALNHDEVIKLTAAFAPTPPLLDVLVDRYPVVLIDESQDTHAPVMEAFLKIQQSTESRFCLGLLGDTMQQIYGHGITRLDKAIPDDWAKPEKIVNRRCSRRVVELINVIRSTADTHQQTPKPDALEGVVRMYCISQNQEQAPNLEEDIAHSMAAITGDSEWDTGPEGRKTLILEHKMAGRRMGFEKLFSPLYSVEHLQTGLLDGTLPALRVFSEGVLPIISAKNDHFLLLEAVRSRSPLLSKDFMQSIGDQSAHLQRVEDATYSLLSLFDDNDPTLIEVAALLLQTQLLDVPENLLGAMVLEVPDEVPDPEDTNAFTNYAYRLFLERPFSELAAFASYTDGLSPYGTHQGVKGLEFPRVMVVINDEEAGGFLFSYDKLLGVKEPTKTDRDNERDGKDNALARTRRLLYVTCSRAEKSLAIVVYTPQPALAKRNVVAAGWLQESEVEIL